The Molothrus aeneus isolate 106 chromosome 15, BPBGC_Maene_1.0, whole genome shotgun sequence genome includes a region encoding these proteins:
- the LOC136563201 gene encoding interleukin-5-like yields MKTHLYLLLLAAGISAAPQMSSMAELLTLLQQMYEVMTKDIQNLRIETPNNIDDVNCISIVFKGTEQLKNNPAMKKFNAFFQNFERVKQWLMPNLAKEGKCDKERRSATIFITKLMTFIRKLLKTTRLES; encoded by the exons ATGAAGACCCATCTCTACCTTCtcttgctggctgcaggcatctctgctgctccccagatGAGCAGCATGGCTGAATTACTGACACTACTACAGCAAATGTATGAAGTGATGACAAAGGACATTCAG aatctGAGGATTGAAACTCCCAACAATATAGAT GATGTGAATTGTATCAGCATAGTCTTCAAAGGAACagaacagctgaaaaataatcCAGCTATGAAAAAATTCAATgcttttttccagaattttgaAAGAGTGAAGCAATGGCTCATGCCAAACCTGGCAAAAGAG GGGAAATGTGATAAAGAAAGAAGGAGTGCAACAATATTTATAACAAAGCTGATGACATTCATCCGAAAACTGTTAAAAACCACAAGATTGGAGAGTTAG
- the RAD50 gene encoding DNA repair protein RAD50 isoform X1 — protein MSRIEKMSILGVRSFGIEDKDKQIITFFNPLTILVGPNGAGKTTIIECLKYISTGDFPPGTKGKTFVHDPKIANETDVRAQIRLQFRDVNGEVMAVQRSMVCTQKSKEPEFKTLESVITRTKVVRHWQRFPTEAVAAPFLQVFKARVDGAWSNLVLHGEKVSLSSKCAEIDREMINALGVSKAVLNNVIFCHQEESNWPLSEGKALKQKFDEIFSATRYIKALEALRQVRLKQSLKVKECQTELKYLKQNKEKAQEIQDHLSNREAQLAASKENVISIENQLEPLKSSLAMVEQNLTKVMRLDNDVKALESRKRQMEKDNQDLQQKMEKVFQGTDEQLRDRYENHQRIVKEKEKRLLDSKRDLDRATKECQRFNSEKSELLIERGRLQLQADRHQEYIVTRDSLIQSLAAQLELDGFERAPFTDRHIASFHRLVKDRQDRDTEAANRMLREFTQKETMKQKQIDEIRDKKTGLERTIDLKSDIQNKKQAELKNVKCELQQLEGFSDRISELDEEIGKMEHELEKAERNSNIETLEQEVQTLQNEKINLDKALRRLDQEMEQLNLHTTTITQLEMLKKDKAEKEDQIRKVKSRHSEELTSLLGYFPNKKQLEDWLHGKNKKINQTRDTLANLNKRLASVEYDKTYASNELKKKEAQLSSHEAKLFDVCGSQDFDSDLNKLQDEIEKSSKQRAVLAGATAVYSQFITQLTEENQSCCPVCQRVFQTEAELQDVISDLQSKLRLAPDKLKSTESELKRKEKKRDEMMSLKPLRRTVVELQDKEIPDLRNKIQNANRDLTGLKGEIEEQESLLQTALSEEEGAKARLQDITLMERYQTDIRDVERKIAQQEAKLLGVNLSRTVLQVSREKQEKKQLWDTVTSKIELNQKHKQDQQSQIQQLKSAVNELKAEKLQIVSSMQRRRQLEEQTVELTTEVQSLCREIKEAEEQVLPLEAKLDRLQQEKEELVNKRTASNKETQEKMNSINEKVKDINKYVKEIENYIQQGKEDYKKQKESELEEVNSRLAACEKQKEKISKEMEMTRQDIDTQKIQERWLEDNLTLRKRNEELKEVEDDIKKLMKEMGEMKVPQMKNERKHLEEKIESLKRNHHVALGRQRGFEEEIVRFRKELREPQFRDAEEKYRDMMIVMRTTELVNKDLDLYYKALDKAIMTFHSMKMEEINKIIRDLWRSIYRGQDIEYIEIRSDADENVSATDKRRNYNYRVVMVKGDTALDMRGRCSAGQKVLASLIIRLALAETFCINCGILALDEPTTNLDRENIESLAHALVEIIKSRLHQRNFQLLVITHDEDFVELLGRSEYVETFYRIKKNIDQCSEIMKCSVSSLGSYVH, from the exons ATGTCGAGGATTGAAAAAATGAGTATCCTCGGAGTGAGGAGTTTCGGGATAGAAGATAAAGACAAACAAATTATCACTTTCTTTAATCCATTAACTATTTTGGTGGGACCAAATGGTGCAGGAAAAACG aCTATCATTGAATGTCTTAAATATATATCCACTGGTGATTTTCCTCCTGGcaccaaaggaaaaacatttgttCATGATCCAAAG ATTGCCAATGAAACCGACGTCCGAGCTCAGATTCGCTTACAGTTCCGAGATGTCAACGGGGAGGTCATGGCTGTGCAGCGCTCCATGGTCTGTACCCAGAAAAGCAAGGAACCTGAGTTTAAAACACTGGAATCTGTCATTACTAGAACAAA ggtggtgaggcactggcagaggttccccacagaagctgtggctgccccatttctgcaagtgttcaaggccagggtggatggggcttggagcaacctggttcT GCATGGTGAGAAGGTCAGTCTGAGTTCCAAGTGTGCTGAAATAGATCGGGAGATGATCAATGCCCTTGGTGTTTCCAAAGCTGTGCTTAACAATGTCATTTTCTGCCACCAAGAAGAATCCAACTGGCCCTTAAGTGAAGGGAAGGCCCTGAAACAAAAATTTGATGAGATCTTCTCAGCAACAAG gtatATCAAAGCACTCGAAGCTCTGCGTCAGGTACGGCTGAAACAAAGCTTGAAAGTAAAGGAGTGTCAGACAGAACTGAAATATCTGAAACAGAATAAAGAGAAAGCACAGGAAATCCAGGATCATCTCAGCAACAGAGAAGCTCAACTGGCTGCTTCTAAGGAGAATGTAATATCAATTGAGAACCAGCTTGAGCCTCTAAAG AGCTCTCTGGCAATGGTTGAGCAGAATCTCACAAAAGTAATGAGGTTGGACAATGATGTGAAGgccctggagagcaggaagCGGCAGATGGAAAAAGATAATCAAGATTTGCAACAGAAGATGGAAAAG GTTTTTCAAGGAACAGATGAACAACTAAGGGATAGATACGAGAACCACCAGAGAATagtgaaggagaaggagaagagattGTTGGACTCTAAGCGTGATTTAGACAGAGCCACTAAGGAGTGCCAGAGATTTAACAGTGAGAAATCAGAGCTGCTTATTGAACGAG GTCGTCTTCAACTGCAGGCAGATCGTCACCAGGAGTACATTGTGACCAGGGATTCCTTAATTCAGTCTCTGGCAGCCCAGCTGGAGTTGGATGGCTTTGAGAGAGCCCCTTTCACTGACAGGCACATTGCCAGTTTTCACAGGCTGGTGAAGGACAGGCAGGACAGAGACACAGAAGCTGCAAATCGTATGCTG AGAGAATTTACACAGAAAgaaacaatgaaacaaaaacagATAGATGAAATAAGAGACAAGAAAACTGGATTAGAAAGAACCATTGACCTGAAATCAGACATTCAAAATAAGAAACAAGCAGAGCTGAAGAATGTCAAATGTGAATTGCAGCAGTTGGAGGGGTTTTCTGACAGGATTAGTGAGTTGGATGAGGAGATTGGCAAGATG GAACATGAGCTGGAGAAGGCTGAGAGGAACAGCAATAtagaaacactggaacaggaaGTACAGACTctacaaaatgagaaaataaatctggACAAAGCTCTTAGGAGGTTGGATCAAGAGATGGAGCAGCTGAATCTACACACCACAACCATTACCCAATTGGAGATGCTGAAGAAAGACAAA GCAGAGAAGGAAGATCAGATCAGAAAAGTAAAGTCGAGACATTCTGAGGAACTAACATCACTGCTGGGATACTTTCCCAATAAAAAACAACTTGAAGACTGGCTTcatggtaaaaataaaaagattaatCAGACAAGGGATACTCTTGCTAATCTGAA CAAGCGACTGGCATCAGTAGAGTATGATAAAACTTACGCCAGTAATGagctaaagaaaaaagaagcccaGTTGTCCAGTCATGAAGCAAAACTTTTTGATGTTTGTGGAAGTCAAGATTTTGATAGTGACCTGAACAAACTTCAAGATGAAATTGAAAAAAGTTCCAAACAGCGAG CTGTGCTTGCTGGAGCCACTGCAGTTTATTCACAGTTCATTACCCAACTGACAGAGGAGAACCAGTCTTGTTGTCCAGTTTGCCAAAGAGTTTTTCAGacagaggctgagctgcaggatgtCATCAGTGATCTGCAGTCTAAACTGCGCCTGGCCCCAGACAAACTGAAGTCCACAGAGTCTGagcttaaaagaaaagagaaaaaacggGATGAAATGATGAGTCTTAAACCCCTGCG gcGAACTGTAGTTGAACTCCAAGATAAGGAAATTCCAGACCTGAGGAACAAGATCCAGAATGCAAACAGAGATTTAACAGGCCTGAAGGGTGAGATAGAAGAACAGGAATCACTTCTCCAGACAGCTTTGTCTGAGGAAGAAGGTGCCAAAGCACGTTTACAGGATATAACTCTGATGGAAAGGTATCAG ACTGATATCAGGGATGTTGAACGAAAAATTGCTCAGCAAGAGGCTAAGCTGCTAGGTGTCAATTTAAGTAGGACTGTGCTTCAagtaagcagagaaaaacaagagaaaaaacaacTGTGGGATACAG TTACCAGTAAAATTGAGTTAAATCAAAAACACAAGCAGGACCAGCAAAGCCAGATTCAGCAGCTGAAGAGTGCAGTGAATGAGCTCAaggcagagaagctgcagattGTCAGCAGcatgcagcggcggcggcagctggaggagcagacTGTGGAGTTAACCACTGAGGTTCAGTCCTTGTGCAGAGAGATCAAG GAAGCAGAAGAACAGGTACTTCCTTTGGAAGCAAAGTTAGACAGattgcagcaggagaaggaggaactAGTGAATAAAAGGACTGCAAGTAATAAAGAAACACAAGAGAAG ATGAATAGCATAAATGAGAAAGTTAAAGATATAAACAAGTACgtgaaagaaattgaaaactATATTCAACAAGGAAAAGAAGACTATAAAAAG CAAAAGGAGTCTGAACTTGAAGAAGTAAATTCTCGTTTGGCTGCCTGtgagaaacagaaggaaaagataaGTAAAGAGATGGAAATGACCCGACAAGATATTGACACTCAAAAG ATACAGGAAAGGTGGCTGGAGGATAATCTCACTTTGAGGAAGAGGAATGAAGAGCTAAAAGAAGTTGAAGACGATATAAAAAAACTTATGAAGGAGATGGGAGAAATGAAAGTCCCCCAGATGAAAAA TGAGAGGaagcatttggaggagaaaatagaaTCTCTGAAGAGGAACCATCACGTGGCCCTTGGCCGGCAGCGCGGCTTTGAGGAGGAGATTGTTCGCTTCAGGAAGGAGCTCCGAGAGCCACAGTTCAGAGATGCAGAGGAGAAATACAGGGACATGATGATTGTCATGAGAACAACAGAGCTGGTCAACAAAGATCTGGACCTTTATTACAAGGCTCTTGATAA AGCAATAATGACATTTCATAGcatgaaaatggaagaaattaacaaaataattcGGGACCTGTGGCGAAGCATTTACAGAGGACAAG ATATTGAATATATAGAAATCCGCTCTGATGCAGATGAGAATGTCTCAGCCACtgacaaaagaagaaattacaaTTACAGGGTGGTGATGGTGAAGGGAGATACAGCCCTGGATATGAGAGGAAGGTGCAGTGCTGGGCAAAAG gTGCTTGCTTCTCTCATCATTCGCCTTGCCCTAGCAGAAACATTCTGTATCAACTGTGGCATTCTGGCCCTGGACGAGCCTACAACCAACCTTGACCGAGAAAACATTGAGTCCCTGGCACATGCCCTGGTAGA GATAATAAAGAGCCGCTTACACCAACGCAACTTTCAGCTGCTGGTGATTACTCACGATGAAGATTTTGTGGAACTTCTGGGCCGTTCTGAGTATGTGGAGACATTCTACAGGATAAAGAAGAACATTGACCAGTGCTCTGAGATCATGAAATGCAGTGTCAGTTCCTTAGGTTCCTATGTTCATTAG
- the RAD50 gene encoding DNA repair protein RAD50 isoform X2 produces the protein MSRIEKMSILGVRSFGIEDKDKQIITFFNPLTILVGPNGAGKTTIIECLKYISTGDFPPGTKGKTFVHDPKIANETDVRAQIRLQFRDVNGEVMAVQRSMVCTQKSKEPEFKTLESVITRTKHGEKVSLSSKCAEIDREMINALGVSKAVLNNVIFCHQEESNWPLSEGKALKQKFDEIFSATRYIKALEALRQVRLKQSLKVKECQTELKYLKQNKEKAQEIQDHLSNREAQLAASKENVISIENQLEPLKSSLAMVEQNLTKVMRLDNDVKALESRKRQMEKDNQDLQQKMEKVFQGTDEQLRDRYENHQRIVKEKEKRLLDSKRDLDRATKECQRFNSEKSELLIERGRLQLQADRHQEYIVTRDSLIQSLAAQLELDGFERAPFTDRHIASFHRLVKDRQDRDTEAANRMLREFTQKETMKQKQIDEIRDKKTGLERTIDLKSDIQNKKQAELKNVKCELQQLEGFSDRISELDEEIGKMEHELEKAERNSNIETLEQEVQTLQNEKINLDKALRRLDQEMEQLNLHTTTITQLEMLKKDKAEKEDQIRKVKSRHSEELTSLLGYFPNKKQLEDWLHGKNKKINQTRDTLANLNKRLASVEYDKTYASNELKKKEAQLSSHEAKLFDVCGSQDFDSDLNKLQDEIEKSSKQRAVLAGATAVYSQFITQLTEENQSCCPVCQRVFQTEAELQDVISDLQSKLRLAPDKLKSTESELKRKEKKRDEMMSLKPLRRTVVELQDKEIPDLRNKIQNANRDLTGLKGEIEEQESLLQTALSEEEGAKARLQDITLMERYQTDIRDVERKIAQQEAKLLGVNLSRTVLQVSREKQEKKQLWDTVTSKIELNQKHKQDQQSQIQQLKSAVNELKAEKLQIVSSMQRRRQLEEQTVELTTEVQSLCREIKEAEEQVLPLEAKLDRLQQEKEELVNKRTASNKETQEKMNSINEKVKDINKYVKEIENYIQQGKEDYKKQKESELEEVNSRLAACEKQKEKISKEMEMTRQDIDTQKIQERWLEDNLTLRKRNEELKEVEDDIKKLMKEMGEMKVPQMKNERKHLEEKIESLKRNHHVALGRQRGFEEEIVRFRKELREPQFRDAEEKYRDMMIVMRTTELVNKDLDLYYKALDKAIMTFHSMKMEEINKIIRDLWRSIYRGQDIEYIEIRSDADENVSATDKRRNYNYRVVMVKGDTALDMRGRCSAGQKVLASLIIRLALAETFCINCGILALDEPTTNLDRENIESLAHALVEIIKSRLHQRNFQLLVITHDEDFVELLGRSEYVETFYRIKKNIDQCSEIMKCSVSSLGSYVH, from the exons ATGTCGAGGATTGAAAAAATGAGTATCCTCGGAGTGAGGAGTTTCGGGATAGAAGATAAAGACAAACAAATTATCACTTTCTTTAATCCATTAACTATTTTGGTGGGACCAAATGGTGCAGGAAAAACG aCTATCATTGAATGTCTTAAATATATATCCACTGGTGATTTTCCTCCTGGcaccaaaggaaaaacatttgttCATGATCCAAAG ATTGCCAATGAAACCGACGTCCGAGCTCAGATTCGCTTACAGTTCCGAGATGTCAACGGGGAGGTCATGGCTGTGCAGCGCTCCATGGTCTGTACCCAGAAAAGCAAGGAACCTGAGTTTAAAACACTGGAATCTGTCATTACTAGAACAAA GCATGGTGAGAAGGTCAGTCTGAGTTCCAAGTGTGCTGAAATAGATCGGGAGATGATCAATGCCCTTGGTGTTTCCAAAGCTGTGCTTAACAATGTCATTTTCTGCCACCAAGAAGAATCCAACTGGCCCTTAAGTGAAGGGAAGGCCCTGAAACAAAAATTTGATGAGATCTTCTCAGCAACAAG gtatATCAAAGCACTCGAAGCTCTGCGTCAGGTACGGCTGAAACAAAGCTTGAAAGTAAAGGAGTGTCAGACAGAACTGAAATATCTGAAACAGAATAAAGAGAAAGCACAGGAAATCCAGGATCATCTCAGCAACAGAGAAGCTCAACTGGCTGCTTCTAAGGAGAATGTAATATCAATTGAGAACCAGCTTGAGCCTCTAAAG AGCTCTCTGGCAATGGTTGAGCAGAATCTCACAAAAGTAATGAGGTTGGACAATGATGTGAAGgccctggagagcaggaagCGGCAGATGGAAAAAGATAATCAAGATTTGCAACAGAAGATGGAAAAG GTTTTTCAAGGAACAGATGAACAACTAAGGGATAGATACGAGAACCACCAGAGAATagtgaaggagaaggagaagagattGTTGGACTCTAAGCGTGATTTAGACAGAGCCACTAAGGAGTGCCAGAGATTTAACAGTGAGAAATCAGAGCTGCTTATTGAACGAG GTCGTCTTCAACTGCAGGCAGATCGTCACCAGGAGTACATTGTGACCAGGGATTCCTTAATTCAGTCTCTGGCAGCCCAGCTGGAGTTGGATGGCTTTGAGAGAGCCCCTTTCACTGACAGGCACATTGCCAGTTTTCACAGGCTGGTGAAGGACAGGCAGGACAGAGACACAGAAGCTGCAAATCGTATGCTG AGAGAATTTACACAGAAAgaaacaatgaaacaaaaacagATAGATGAAATAAGAGACAAGAAAACTGGATTAGAAAGAACCATTGACCTGAAATCAGACATTCAAAATAAGAAACAAGCAGAGCTGAAGAATGTCAAATGTGAATTGCAGCAGTTGGAGGGGTTTTCTGACAGGATTAGTGAGTTGGATGAGGAGATTGGCAAGATG GAACATGAGCTGGAGAAGGCTGAGAGGAACAGCAATAtagaaacactggaacaggaaGTACAGACTctacaaaatgagaaaataaatctggACAAAGCTCTTAGGAGGTTGGATCAAGAGATGGAGCAGCTGAATCTACACACCACAACCATTACCCAATTGGAGATGCTGAAGAAAGACAAA GCAGAGAAGGAAGATCAGATCAGAAAAGTAAAGTCGAGACATTCTGAGGAACTAACATCACTGCTGGGATACTTTCCCAATAAAAAACAACTTGAAGACTGGCTTcatggtaaaaataaaaagattaatCAGACAAGGGATACTCTTGCTAATCTGAA CAAGCGACTGGCATCAGTAGAGTATGATAAAACTTACGCCAGTAATGagctaaagaaaaaagaagcccaGTTGTCCAGTCATGAAGCAAAACTTTTTGATGTTTGTGGAAGTCAAGATTTTGATAGTGACCTGAACAAACTTCAAGATGAAATTGAAAAAAGTTCCAAACAGCGAG CTGTGCTTGCTGGAGCCACTGCAGTTTATTCACAGTTCATTACCCAACTGACAGAGGAGAACCAGTCTTGTTGTCCAGTTTGCCAAAGAGTTTTTCAGacagaggctgagctgcaggatgtCATCAGTGATCTGCAGTCTAAACTGCGCCTGGCCCCAGACAAACTGAAGTCCACAGAGTCTGagcttaaaagaaaagagaaaaaacggGATGAAATGATGAGTCTTAAACCCCTGCG gcGAACTGTAGTTGAACTCCAAGATAAGGAAATTCCAGACCTGAGGAACAAGATCCAGAATGCAAACAGAGATTTAACAGGCCTGAAGGGTGAGATAGAAGAACAGGAATCACTTCTCCAGACAGCTTTGTCTGAGGAAGAAGGTGCCAAAGCACGTTTACAGGATATAACTCTGATGGAAAGGTATCAG ACTGATATCAGGGATGTTGAACGAAAAATTGCTCAGCAAGAGGCTAAGCTGCTAGGTGTCAATTTAAGTAGGACTGTGCTTCAagtaagcagagaaaaacaagagaaaaaacaacTGTGGGATACAG TTACCAGTAAAATTGAGTTAAATCAAAAACACAAGCAGGACCAGCAAAGCCAGATTCAGCAGCTGAAGAGTGCAGTGAATGAGCTCAaggcagagaagctgcagattGTCAGCAGcatgcagcggcggcggcagctggaggagcagacTGTGGAGTTAACCACTGAGGTTCAGTCCTTGTGCAGAGAGATCAAG GAAGCAGAAGAACAGGTACTTCCTTTGGAAGCAAAGTTAGACAGattgcagcaggagaaggaggaactAGTGAATAAAAGGACTGCAAGTAATAAAGAAACACAAGAGAAG ATGAATAGCATAAATGAGAAAGTTAAAGATATAAACAAGTACgtgaaagaaattgaaaactATATTCAACAAGGAAAAGAAGACTATAAAAAG CAAAAGGAGTCTGAACTTGAAGAAGTAAATTCTCGTTTGGCTGCCTGtgagaaacagaaggaaaagataaGTAAAGAGATGGAAATGACCCGACAAGATATTGACACTCAAAAG ATACAGGAAAGGTGGCTGGAGGATAATCTCACTTTGAGGAAGAGGAATGAAGAGCTAAAAGAAGTTGAAGACGATATAAAAAAACTTATGAAGGAGATGGGAGAAATGAAAGTCCCCCAGATGAAAAA TGAGAGGaagcatttggaggagaaaatagaaTCTCTGAAGAGGAACCATCACGTGGCCCTTGGCCGGCAGCGCGGCTTTGAGGAGGAGATTGTTCGCTTCAGGAAGGAGCTCCGAGAGCCACAGTTCAGAGATGCAGAGGAGAAATACAGGGACATGATGATTGTCATGAGAACAACAGAGCTGGTCAACAAAGATCTGGACCTTTATTACAAGGCTCTTGATAA AGCAATAATGACATTTCATAGcatgaaaatggaagaaattaacaaaataattcGGGACCTGTGGCGAAGCATTTACAGAGGACAAG ATATTGAATATATAGAAATCCGCTCTGATGCAGATGAGAATGTCTCAGCCACtgacaaaagaagaaattacaaTTACAGGGTGGTGATGGTGAAGGGAGATACAGCCCTGGATATGAGAGGAAGGTGCAGTGCTGGGCAAAAG gTGCTTGCTTCTCTCATCATTCGCCTTGCCCTAGCAGAAACATTCTGTATCAACTGTGGCATTCTGGCCCTGGACGAGCCTACAACCAACCTTGACCGAGAAAACATTGAGTCCCTGGCACATGCCCTGGTAGA GATAATAAAGAGCCGCTTACACCAACGCAACTTTCAGCTGCTGGTGATTACTCACGATGAAGATTTTGTGGAACTTCTGGGCCGTTCTGAGTATGTGGAGACATTCTACAGGATAAAGAAGAACATTGACCAGTGCTCTGAGATCATGAAATGCAGTGTCAGTTCCTTAGGTTCCTATGTTCATTAG